Proteins from a single region of Apium graveolens cultivar Ventura chromosome 7, ASM990537v1, whole genome shotgun sequence:
- the LOC141671357 gene encoding heterogeneous nuclear ribonucleoprotein Q isoform X2: protein MADGAEVEDRVDFDDDNYEEMDDDVEEQLEEGGDEDVQDEQEDLKSQNSGKESPEDDRSRSSNNAYESVEDEDKPSEPVDDEEKQKRAELLALPPHGSEVFIGALPRDITEEDLRDLCDSVGDIVEIRLMKNKDTGESKGFAFVSFKTKDVAQKAIEQLHSKDYKGRTLRCSLSETKYRLFIGNVPKNLTEDEFKKLIDEVGPGAEHIELIKDPQTPSRNRGFAFVEYFNNSCADYSRQKMSSADFKLEGNTPTVTWADPKSTPDHSSSAQVKALYVKNIPENTPSEQLKELFERHGEVKKVVMPPSKSGGKGDFGFIHFAERSSALKAVNDAEKYEINGQVLEVVLAKPQSDRKSEGANIHNSGLVPNYIPNPGYGGFPANPYAAVGAGYGVAAGYQQPMIYGRGPMPAGMQMVPMVLPDGRIGYVLQQPGVQMPQMPPRRNDRTNGTGGPQGRGRGGASDVANRGRRYRPY from the exons ATGGCAGACGGTGCAGAAGTTGAGGACCGCGTGGATTTTGATGATGACAATTATGAAGAGATGGATGATGATGTTGAAGAGCAGTTGGAGGAAGGAGGTGATGAAGATGTTCAGGACGAACAGGAAGATTTGAAAAGTCAAAATTCTGGTAAGGAGTCACCTGAAGATGACAGAAGCCGTTCAAGCAACAATGCGTATGAATctgttgaagatgaagataaACCATCTGAACCTGTGGATGATGAAGAAAAGCAAAAGCGCGCTGAACTTCTTGCTCTTCCTCCTCATGGTTCTGAGGTATTCATTGGCGCTCTTCCAAGAGATATTACCGAAGAAGACTTGAGAGATCTCTGCGACTCTGTGGGCGACATTGTTGAG ATAAGGCTGATGAAGAATAAAGATACTGGTGAAAGTAAAGGCTTTGCTTTTGTATCATTCAAGACTAAGGATGTCGCACAGAAGGCAATCGAACAGTTGCATAGTAAAGATTATAAG GGTAGGACCTTGAGGTGTTCACTGTCTGAAACTAAATACAGATTGTTTATTGGCAATGTTCCAAAGAACTTGACTGAAGATGAGTTTAAAAAATTAATCGATGAGGTTGGGCCTGGGGCAGAACACATTGAGCTTATCAAG GATCCTCAAACTCCAAGCCGTAATCGAGGTTTTGCTTTTGTCGAGTATTTCAACAATTCATGTGCAGATTATTCGAGACAGAAAATGTCGAGTGCTGACTTTAAACTGGAAGGAAACACTCCAACAGTGACTTGGGCTGATCCAAAGAGTACCCCTGATCATTCTTCTTCTGCTCAG GTCAAGGCCCTTTATGTGAAGAACATACCTGAGAACACACCATCAGAGCAGTTAAAGGAGCTATTTGAGCGCCATGGTGAAGTTAAGAAAGTTGTCATGCCTCCCTCTAAAAGTggcggaaaaggagattttgggTTTATTCATTTTGCAGAAAGGTCAAGTGCATTGAAAGCTGTCAACGATGCAGAGAAATATGAAATTAATG GTCAGGTGTTAGAAGTGGTCCTTGCAAAGCCCCAAAGTGATAGGAAGTCTGAAGGGGCAAATATCCACAATTCTGGACTTGTTCCAAATTATATCCCCAACCCTGGTTATGGTGGCTTCCCTGCTAATCCATATGCCGCTGTAGGGGCAGGATATGGTGTTGCTGCAGGATACCAGCAG CCTATGATATATGGAAGGGGACCAATGCCTGCAGGAATGCAGATGGTGCCAATGGTTCTACCAGATGGCCGAATTGGCTATGTTCT TCAGCAGCCTGGTGTACAGATGCCACAAATGCCGCCCCGGAGAAATGACCGAACTAATGGAACAGGCGGACCTCAAGGGCGAGGACGAGGTGGTGCCAGCGATGTTGCTAATCGAGGTCGGCGATATCGACCCTATTAG
- the LOC141671357 gene encoding heterogeneous nuclear ribonucleoprotein Q isoform X1 encodes MADGAEVEDRVDFDDDNYEEMDDDVEEQLEEGGDEDVQDEQEDLKSQNSGKESPEDDRSRSSNNAYESVEDEDKPSEPVDDEEKQKRAELLALPPHGSEVFIGALPRDITEEDLRDLCDSVGDIVEIRLMKNKDTGESKGFAFVSFKTKDVAQKAIEQLHSKDYKGRTLRCSLSETKYRLFIGNVPKNLTEDEFKKLIDEVGPGAEHIELIKDPQTPSRNRGFAFVEYFNNSCADYSRQKMSSADFKLEGNTPTVTWADPKSTPDHSSSAQVKALYVKNIPENTPSEQLKELFERHGEVKKVVMPPSKSGGKGDFGFIHFAERSSALKAVNDAEKYEINGQVLEVVLAKPQSDRKSEGANIHNSGLVPNYIPNPGYGGFPANPYAAVGAGYGVAAGYQQQPMIYGRGPMPAGMQMVPMVLPDGRIGYVLQQPGVQMPQMPPRRNDRTNGTGGPQGRGRGGASDVANRGRRYRPY; translated from the exons ATGGCAGACGGTGCAGAAGTTGAGGACCGCGTGGATTTTGATGATGACAATTATGAAGAGATGGATGATGATGTTGAAGAGCAGTTGGAGGAAGGAGGTGATGAAGATGTTCAGGACGAACAGGAAGATTTGAAAAGTCAAAATTCTGGTAAGGAGTCACCTGAAGATGACAGAAGCCGTTCAAGCAACAATGCGTATGAATctgttgaagatgaagataaACCATCTGAACCTGTGGATGATGAAGAAAAGCAAAAGCGCGCTGAACTTCTTGCTCTTCCTCCTCATGGTTCTGAGGTATTCATTGGCGCTCTTCCAAGAGATATTACCGAAGAAGACTTGAGAGATCTCTGCGACTCTGTGGGCGACATTGTTGAG ATAAGGCTGATGAAGAATAAAGATACTGGTGAAAGTAAAGGCTTTGCTTTTGTATCATTCAAGACTAAGGATGTCGCACAGAAGGCAATCGAACAGTTGCATAGTAAAGATTATAAG GGTAGGACCTTGAGGTGTTCACTGTCTGAAACTAAATACAGATTGTTTATTGGCAATGTTCCAAAGAACTTGACTGAAGATGAGTTTAAAAAATTAATCGATGAGGTTGGGCCTGGGGCAGAACACATTGAGCTTATCAAG GATCCTCAAACTCCAAGCCGTAATCGAGGTTTTGCTTTTGTCGAGTATTTCAACAATTCATGTGCAGATTATTCGAGACAGAAAATGTCGAGTGCTGACTTTAAACTGGAAGGAAACACTCCAACAGTGACTTGGGCTGATCCAAAGAGTACCCCTGATCATTCTTCTTCTGCTCAG GTCAAGGCCCTTTATGTGAAGAACATACCTGAGAACACACCATCAGAGCAGTTAAAGGAGCTATTTGAGCGCCATGGTGAAGTTAAGAAAGTTGTCATGCCTCCCTCTAAAAGTggcggaaaaggagattttgggTTTATTCATTTTGCAGAAAGGTCAAGTGCATTGAAAGCTGTCAACGATGCAGAGAAATATGAAATTAATG GTCAGGTGTTAGAAGTGGTCCTTGCAAAGCCCCAAAGTGATAGGAAGTCTGAAGGGGCAAATATCCACAATTCTGGACTTGTTCCAAATTATATCCCCAACCCTGGTTATGGTGGCTTCCCTGCTAATCCATATGCCGCTGTAGGGGCAGGATATGGTGTTGCTGCAGGATACCAGCAG CAGCCTATGATATATGGAAGGGGACCAATGCCTGCAGGAATGCAGATGGTGCCAATGGTTCTACCAGATGGCCGAATTGGCTATGTTCT TCAGCAGCCTGGTGTACAGATGCCACAAATGCCGCCCCGGAGAAATGACCGAACTAATGGAACAGGCGGACCTCAAGGGCGAGGACGAGGTGGTGCCAGCGATGTTGCTAATCGAGGTCGGCGATATCGACCCTATTAG